The genomic region AAAGGCGCTACTTGAAATCTTTTCACCAGAAAACCTTCTTGAGGCGGAAGAGGAATTCTTTTCTCGAAAACGACATCGTCTGTCCCTTAGGCCTTTTCCCCTCAAAGAGGCCCTTCCTGAAATCATTGCTCTTGCTCAAGATGATCACCGAATTTTGGTAATTTTGAATACTGTTCGAGAAGCCCAAGAAATCTATCGGGAATTGCGTCAAAACTACTCCGACCAGGTCTACCTCTTTCATTCTCGTTTTGTGTTCAGGGACCGCCTGGAAAAAGAAAGACTGGTGCAGGAGCAAAGGCCGGGCACCATCCTTGTGGCCACACAGGTGGTAGAGGTAAGCCTTGATATTTCGTACGATGTGCTCTTTACGGAACTTGCCCCGCTTGATGCCCTTGTCCAGCGTCTGGGGCGGGTAAACCGCCGGGGAGAAAGACCTCTTGCAGAAGTGAAGATCTTTACCCAAGTGGGAGAAGGCAGCCAGCGTGTTTATCCAGAAGGTGTCCTCAAAAATAGTCTTTCCCTTTTGAAAGATCTCCCCAAAAATCCTGCGGAGAGGGAATGGGTAGAGGCCGTAAGCCTGCTATACGAAGAGATTGTTCGGGAAGATTCGTTTCAGAGGGATTTTGATCTCGGGCGCAGGACTTTGCAAGAGGTTCGAGAAATACTCGGTTGCTATACTATTGATCTTGCTGACGAGGAGCTACGGGCGCGCTTTGCTACCCGGAAGGGTACTCCCTCGGTGGAAGTATTGCCGGAAACCTTGCTTGAGGAGGCTCAAGCCTTCAAAGCTCAAGGGGAAGCCTGGCGCCTGGTAGAACTGCTGGTCCCGGTTCCCATCTGGTGGCTTCATGCCTTCAAAGGTTGGTTCTATCCTTCAGAAGATCTCGGATGTTTTGTAACCCGCCTTCCCTACAGCATCGAAGAGGGCCTTCTACCACCGAAAAAGGACGAGACGCCTGAAGAGTATGAATTCTGGTGATTCTTAAAAGTGGTTGTCTTTCGAGTTTTTCTTACTCAAATTTAAAGGTAAGACATGAGTCAGAAGGTAAATCGAATTTAATATGGAGGCTCTAAAATGCTCGTTACCGTTACTTCCAAGGGGCAGATAGTCATTCCTGCCCCGGTGCGGAAAAAATTGAACATCCAGAAAGGGGCTAAATTTGTCGTTTCCGTGGAAGAAGACAAAATAATACTAGAACCGGTGGAGAATGTTATCCGAAAAGGAAAGGGGCTGTTAAAAGACGGCGGCGGAGAAATTCTAAAATATCTCTTAGAGGAAAGAAAAAGAGAGGCTGAACGTTTTACATAATGCCCAACCTGGCGCATCTCAACGGTACCATTTTCTATGCCTATCAGGTATGCCCGCGGGAGGCGTGGTTTTACTACCATCGTCTAAATCCCTCCCAGGAACACGACCTCCTTTTGCTTGGCCGGCTTGTACACGAGGGTTCGTACCAGCGGGCGCGGAAGGAAATTTTCGTAGACCGGCTGCTCAAGATCGACCTCTTTCGCGATGAAATGATCGCCGAGGTCAAGAAATCTTCCCGCCACAAAGAGGCCGCAAAACTTCAGCTCGCTTTCTACCTCTACTACCTGAAACACGAAAAGGGGCTTATACTTTCAGGCTTATTGCTCTTCCCAAAAGAACGAAAAACAGAAAAGGTTGAGCTTAAGCCAGAGCTTGAGGCTGAGATTGAAAAGCTCCTCCAAGAAATGCTCCCAGTCCTTACAGCCGAAAAACCACCCCCACCGGTAAAGTCAAAATTCTGCCGGACTTGTTCTTTTCAGGAAATGTGCTGGGGGTAATTCATCTATAACTACGGCCAAAAGCGAAGAGGCAGTATCAATCTCTATCTTCTTAAAGTTCTTATCGCGTCAAAGGTTGCCTCCCTAGACAAGGTTTGCGATAAGCGAAAAGGCAAAAGGAGGTTTATTTCCTCCTTTTTTGTTGCTCGCTTAAATTTATCAAAAAAGCCGGCTGTCAGAATAAGATTTTTTGAAGGCCTTAAGCCCGCGCGTATCAGCAAGTTTTATTTGGGTTTTAAACTTGACCTCAAGTGCTAGCTGATAAATGAATAGTTAAAAACCTTAGGTCAAAAAATATCTATTTTGGACTTTAGGTCAAATTTAGAGCATATATTTTGAACTTAAATTGGGGACAGGCAAATATGCCTGCCACTTTTGTGGTAACTTTGGTTAACTTGGGTTAAAAAAATAAGTTATGAAGCGTTCTCTTTATATTTTCAACCCTGGCCATATTAAACGAGAAGGGAATACCTTGGTTTTCATAAGCCGGGACGGAAAAAAGGCTCTGCCGATTGAAACCATAGATAGCCTATACGTCTTTGCCGAGGTAACTTTCAATAAAAA from Thermodesulfatator indicus DSM 15286 harbors:
- a CDS encoding AbrB/MazE/SpoVT family DNA-binding domain-containing protein, translating into MLVTVTSKGQIVIPAPVRKKLNIQKGAKFVVSVEEDKIILEPVENVIRKGKGLLKDGGGEILKYLLEERKREAERFT
- the cas4 gene encoding CRISPR-associated protein Cas4, with the protein product MPNLAHLNGTIFYAYQVCPREAWFYYHRLNPSQEHDLLLLGRLVHEGSYQRARKEIFVDRLLKIDLFRDEMIAEVKKSSRHKEAAKLQLAFYLYYLKHEKGLILSGLLLFPKERKTEKVELKPELEAEIEKLLQEMLPVLTAEKPPPPVKSKFCRTCSFQEMCWG